In one window of Halorubrum sp. BV1 DNA:
- a CDS encoding GDP-mannose 4,6-dehydratase produces the protein MNLASEFENRPVFVTGADGFVGSHLTEQLVKFGADVRVFVRATSSGELRNIRHLRDDITVHRGDLRDKHSIEQAMRPLKEYSDTIIFHLAAQAHVGESWDRPYETIDTNVVGTLNLLQTVIDLDLDISKFDTAGTSEEYGNIDDQMATKHDFDDDGRVLLSERSPVNPTSVYATSKLAADFLTMNYHDAYGLPGVTTRMFNNYGPRQNPRYITGTIITQALERDIVELGNLSPKRDMCYVSDGVRGHMHVALEGSPGEEYVYGYGENISMQEWASLLLEVGKKEGYWDDPKIVQRDDRYRPGDSDVEELLVGYEKLNKETGWEPEISWKDGAKKTIEWYANNHEAWYGRVDWK, from the coding sequence ATGAACCTTGCATCGGAATTTGAGAATCGTCCTGTATTCGTGACCGGAGCTGACGGCTTCGTCGGCTCACATCTCACCGAACAACTAGTCAAATTTGGAGCGGACGTTCGCGTGTTCGTACGCGCCACTTCAAGTGGAGAATTGCGCAATATTCGACACCTCCGCGATGATATAACTGTCCACAGAGGAGATCTCCGTGATAAACACTCTATCGAGCAGGCAATGCGGCCGTTGAAAGAATATTCGGATACAATCATATTTCATCTTGCTGCACAAGCTCACGTTGGTGAATCGTGGGATCGGCCTTACGAAACAATTGATACGAACGTTGTTGGAACACTCAATCTCCTTCAAACTGTTATCGATCTCGATCTAGATATTTCGAAATTCGACACGGCTGGAACATCAGAAGAGTATGGCAACATTGATGATCAAATGGCGACAAAGCACGATTTTGACGATGATGGCCGTGTACTACTTAGTGAAAGATCGCCTGTTAATCCGACATCAGTCTATGCGACATCAAAACTTGCGGCCGATTTCCTCACAATGAATTATCACGATGCGTACGGTCTCCCAGGAGTCACGACTCGGATGTTCAATAATTATGGCCCGAGACAAAATCCGAGATATATTACCGGGACAATTATTACGCAAGCCTTGGAACGAGATATTGTTGAACTAGGGAATCTAAGCCCCAAACGTGACATGTGCTACGTATCAGACGGCGTTCGTGGTCATATGCATGTGGCATTAGAAGGAAGCCCAGGTGAAGAATACGTATATGGCTATGGGGAAAATATATCTATGCAGGAGTGGGCTAGTCTGCTGCTAGAAGTTGGGAAAAAAGAGGGGTACTGGGATGATCCGAAAATCGTACAGCGTGATGATCGCTATCGCCCTGGAGATAGTGATGTTGAAGAGTTGCTAGTCGGATATGAGAAGTTGAACAAAGAAACCGGCTGGGAGCCTGAAATATCTTGGAAAGATGGGGCAAAGAAAACGATAGAATGGTACGCAAACAATCACGAAGCGTGGTATGGACGGGTTGATTGGAAATGA
- a CDS encoding GDP-L-fucose synthase, whose product MIDTNDSIVVTGGAGFLGSHLTEELQSRGYEEVFVPRSSEYDLRNPGAIKQLYEDIEPDGVIHAAATVGGIGANRERPGEFFYDNAIMGIELIEQARRYDIKKFVTLGTICSYPKHTPVPFSEEDLWDGYPEETNAPYGIAKKALLTQGRAYRRQYGFNSIHLLPVNLYGPRDDFDPKTSHVIPAIIKKCIDAKKQGNDSITAWGTGEPTREFLYVTDAARGIVDAMEDYNSPEPMNLGSGHEISIKELIRTIVEVTEYEGEIIWDRSKPDGQPRRCLDISRANKNLDWEPKIELREGIRSVVDWYLDQRSDV is encoded by the coding sequence ATGATAGACACAAACGATTCAATTGTTGTTACGGGTGGTGCTGGTTTTCTCGGTTCGCACCTTACTGAGGAACTCCAGTCCAGAGGGTATGAAGAGGTTTTTGTTCCCCGTAGCTCAGAGTATGATCTTCGGAATCCAGGTGCGATAAAACAGCTGTACGAGGATATCGAGCCAGATGGAGTCATTCATGCCGCGGCAACTGTTGGTGGAATAGGCGCAAATCGTGAACGGCCAGGAGAATTCTTTTATGATAATGCGATCATGGGCATTGAACTTATTGAACAAGCTCGGAGATACGATATTAAAAAATTTGTCACACTTGGAACAATCTGCTCATACCCGAAGCATACCCCCGTTCCATTCTCTGAGGAAGATCTGTGGGATGGATACCCCGAAGAAACAAACGCTCCCTACGGAATCGCCAAGAAGGCGCTTCTTACCCAAGGACGTGCATATCGGAGACAGTATGGGTTTAACTCAATCCACTTACTTCCAGTCAATCTTTATGGCCCTCGAGATGATTTCGATCCTAAAACATCACATGTTATTCCGGCAATCATTAAAAAGTGTATAGATGCGAAAAAGCAGGGAAATGATTCAATCACTGCGTGGGGTACTGGGGAGCCGACACGAGAGTTCCTGTACGTAACTGATGCAGCTCGTGGTATTGTTGATGCAATGGAAGATTACAACTCACCAGAACCAATGAACCTCGGATCTGGGCATGAAATATCTATCAAAGAGTTAATAAGAACAATCGTTGAAGTGACAGAATATGAAGGTGAAATCATATGGGATCGTTCCAAACCAGATGGTCAACCGCGCCGGTGTTTGGATATATCAAGAGCAAATAAAAATCTTGACTGGGAACCAAAAATTGAACTTAGAGAAGGAATCAGAAGTGTTGTTGATTGGTACCTGGATCAGAGATCAGATGTCTAG
- a CDS encoding glycosyltransferase family 2 protein translates to MDRPLVSIVTPSYNQSEYIEDTLQSVQNQTYKNIEHLVIDGGSNDGTQDILRKYESEYNLQWVSESDEGQCDAINKGFSRANGDIIAWLNSDDVYFDTKVFERVVDYFHTHNEDVIYGDEVLIDKASTITSVDARPKFDASKLSYRILLAQAASFFRREVIEQEKLRVDLHYCLDHEYWLRLSQKFSFRHVPDILAGFRVYDEQKSQTYDQISKEFDDVIQGYDSSTPGIFYSLFDNSRIELSRWRRAAIYTYRLHQNPPEFAFDGDLAPLFRMLTNIPPGKDDAVKVWRRYWNSTG, encoded by the coding sequence ATGGATCGCCCACTCGTTTCAATCGTTACGCCCTCATACAACCAATCAGAGTATATAGAGGACACACTACAATCCGTTCAAAATCAAACTTACAAGAATATTGAACATCTCGTGATTGATGGTGGCTCAAATGATGGGACCCAAGATATACTTCGAAAGTACGAGAGTGAATACAATTTGCAGTGGGTATCAGAATCTGATGAAGGTCAGTGTGATGCGATAAATAAAGGCTTTAGCCGAGCAAACGGCGATATTATCGCTTGGTTGAATTCAGATGATGTTTATTTTGATACGAAAGTGTTCGAACGTGTCGTTGATTATTTCCACACACATAATGAAGATGTTATATATGGGGACGAGGTTCTTATTGATAAAGCCTCTACAATCACGTCTGTGGATGCGCGCCCTAAGTTCGATGCATCAAAATTGTCGTATAGGATACTACTCGCACAAGCAGCCTCGTTTTTTCGGCGAGAAGTTATTGAGCAAGAAAAACTCAGGGTTGATTTGCACTACTGTCTTGATCACGAGTACTGGCTACGACTCTCACAAAAATTCTCATTCAGACATGTTCCAGATATATTAGCCGGATTTAGAGTATATGATGAACAAAAGTCTCAAACGTATGACCAGATATCCAAAGAATTTGACGATGTGATTCAGGGGTATGATAGCTCTACACCGGGGATATTCTATTCGTTGTTTGATAATAGTCGAATAGAACTATCACGGTGGAGACGAGCAGCAATTTACACGTACCGGCTTCATCAAAATCCACCAGAATTTGCGTTTGATGGTGATTTAGCACCTCTGTTCAGGATGCTCACAAATATTCCACCTGGAAAAGATGACGCAGTAAAAGTGTGGAGACGTTATTGGAATAGTACTGGTTGA
- a CDS encoding glycosyltransferase yields the protein MNAAQVVPYVTYPPRMGGDHRTHGLMKEFPELSDSVIRYCQGGTPAMYRSLDLRRHVTIADGYEERRHLHPIHEFPKAPMLLGYPNLFASTSLRLASDGLDTILNDADVVVVREPWQLPYVLDHAKPDAPVVYSSHNVETERFGDIDQPMCADRVAKRVDTLERRAVEETDAVICTGNRDADVYRDRYDPGGPMIVAPNGAYEDDVREHRPDSDGARRVRRKYDIADDATVSLFMGSNYRPNVEAAEAVVDIARNMTERDADFEFLILGDVGSALDDRHLPQNVTTTGYVEEDFESHFDAADVALNPMVSGGGTNIKLIEYFARSLPVISTPFGVRGIEVRDHEHVVVAERETTADEIEELGTDTDRRKRLGNAARLLTEEQYTWEASSRTVRSRLHELFGPF from the coding sequence ATGAACGCCGCGCAAGTCGTCCCCTACGTCACGTACCCTCCCAGAATGGGGGGCGATCATCGCACACATGGACTGATGAAGGAGTTCCCGGAACTTAGCGACTCCGTCATCCGGTACTGTCAGGGCGGGACGCCAGCGATGTACCGGTCGCTCGATCTCCGTCGGCACGTCACGATCGCGGATGGGTACGAGGAGAGACGTCATCTCCACCCGATTCACGAATTTCCGAAAGCGCCGATGCTGCTCGGCTATCCGAATCTCTTTGCCAGCACCTCACTCCGTTTAGCGAGCGACGGTCTAGACACTATACTCAACGACGCCGATGTCGTCGTCGTGCGCGAACCGTGGCAGTTGCCGTACGTGCTCGATCACGCGAAACCGGACGCCCCAGTCGTGTACTCAAGTCACAACGTCGAGACTGAACGGTTTGGCGACATCGATCAGCCGATGTGTGCCGATCGAGTAGCAAAACGCGTCGACACATTGGAGCGACGCGCAGTCGAAGAAACCGACGCGGTGATCTGCACGGGCAACAGAGACGCCGACGTGTATCGCGACCGGTACGATCCCGGCGGACCGATGATCGTCGCCCCGAACGGGGCGTACGAAGACGACGTTCGAGAACACCGTCCGGATTCCGACGGTGCACGTCGAGTCCGACGCAAATACGACATCGCCGACGACGCCACCGTCTCACTGTTTATGGGGAGTAACTACCGCCCGAACGTCGAGGCCGCTGAAGCGGTCGTCGACATCGCTCGAAACATGACCGAGAGAGACGCGGATTTCGAGTTTCTGATCCTCGGCGATGTCGGTAGCGCTCTCGATGACCGTCATCTCCCGCAAAACGTCACGACGACCGGATACGTCGAGGAAGATTTCGAGTCGCACTTCGATGCGGCCGATGTCGCACTGAATCCGATGGTGTCCGGTGGTGGAACCAACATCAAACTCATCGAGTATTTCGCACGGAGTTTGCCGGTGATCTCCACGCCGTTCGGTGTCCGCGGGATCGAGGTACGTGATCACGAACACGTTGTGGTCGCAGAGAGAGAGACGACTGCAGACGAGATAGAAGAGCTCGGAACAGATACCGACCGCCGAAAGAGACTCGGGAACGCTGCTCGCCTGCTCACCGAAGAGCAATACACGTGGGAAGCGTCATCACGAACCGTTCGCTCGCGTCTTCACGAGCTGTTTGGTCCGTTCTAA
- a CDS encoding sulfatase-like hydrolase/transferase, with protein MDLKRKLITSLPPSVKRGLAVPYDYYQTSKANRQFGSKSLPSGHRAESAPDHIVCIVVDALRADHVNAELTPYLSSLNGTTAVSPGTWTFPAVSSLLSGQYPHEHGAMRQTDDLDDTDGIRLPPRMDEEQITITEALAGAGYETYGGFGHDTPFVALSGRFQTHKLYHTITADAAEILDDYLTWVEGREQTFAFLHLADPHAPVTPPEKYKHRHEVDDSIDDLENWRFQTDLDCDRRCQDYREHRRRLYRASVDYVDEALESFETQVNERLDDPLLVITSDHGEAHWEHLEFDLEHFGGSGCVDHGGAPYEEVARVPLLTNADWPMNGSTSLIDLPVTFADVTGSDFPESSGRSLCEEHSDDRTVLIEGSLSGHEKKAIYYRDYKLLVSKGHEVKVGYTLPEEETAELPDDIYHILCENLPPWPDENDSETEVSSVVEGRLEELGYK; from the coding sequence ATGGATCTCAAACGGAAGCTCATCACGTCGCTTCCACCTTCGGTCAAGCGGGGGCTTGCGGTTCCGTATGACTATTATCAAACCTCAAAGGCAAATAGACAGTTTGGGAGTAAATCGCTCCCCTCGGGTCACCGCGCGGAATCCGCTCCAGATCACATCGTCTGTATCGTCGTCGATGCGTTGCGAGCTGACCACGTCAACGCAGAGCTGACTCCGTATCTATCCAGTCTGAACGGAACAACAGCGGTCTCCCCCGGAACGTGGACGTTCCCGGCCGTCTCCTCTCTTCTTTCAGGACAGTATCCTCACGAGCACGGGGCAATGCGACAAACGGACGATCTCGACGATACGGACGGCATCCGACTTCCACCGCGCATGGACGAGGAGCAAATCACCATCACAGAAGCCCTCGCAGGTGCCGGGTACGAAACGTACGGTGGGTTCGGTCACGACACGCCGTTCGTCGCACTGTCCGGGCGATTCCAGACACACAAACTGTATCACACGATCACTGCCGATGCCGCCGAGATACTCGACGACTATCTCACTTGGGTGGAGGGGCGAGAACAGACATTCGCGTTTCTCCACTTAGCGGATCCACACGCACCCGTTACCCCACCGGAAAAATACAAGCACAGACACGAGGTCGACGACTCGATAGATGACCTGGAGAACTGGCGATTTCAGACGGATCTCGATTGTGATCGGAGATGTCAGGACTATCGGGAGCACCGGCGTCGACTGTACCGGGCCTCCGTCGACTACGTGGATGAGGCTCTCGAATCGTTTGAAACCCAGGTGAACGAACGCCTCGACGATCCGCTGCTCGTCATCACGTCAGATCACGGTGAGGCCCACTGGGAGCACCTCGAATTCGATCTCGAACACTTCGGCGGATCCGGCTGCGTCGATCACGGCGGTGCTCCCTACGAAGAGGTGGCACGCGTCCCGCTACTCACGAACGCCGACTGGCCGATGAATGGCAGTACGTCGTTGATCGATCTCCCTGTCACGTTCGCGGACGTGACCGGGAGCGACTTCCCAGAATCGTCCGGTCGATCGTTGTGTGAGGAACACTCTGATGATCGAACTGTCCTCATTGAGGGGAGCCTCAGCGGACACGAAAAGAAAGCGATCTACTATCGCGACTACAAGCTGCTCGTTTCCAAGGGTCACGAGGTCAAGGTAGGATACACACTTCCCGAAGAGGAAACTGCCGAACTGCCTGACGATATTTATCACATACTGTGTGAGAACCTTCCACCGTGGCCCGATGAAAACGACTCTGAAACCGAAGTCTCGAGTGTTGTTGAAGGTCGGCTGGAGGAACTAGGATACAAGTAG
- a CDS encoding oligosaccharyl transferase, archaeosortase A system-associated, with protein MSQSNEPPDGSGSSVLEMLKRWYHVPVLLGVLAFMLWTRVQSYGSFVVDGEVYFRGNDPWYHLRETNYLLENWPSTITFDPWTGFPFGNEAGQFGTLWDHIMAVGIFIAQPIMGGPEEVMLVMSPIVGALVAIPTYLIARRFVGRFAALTGAGTLALLPGTFFSYSLVGFPDHSAVEVLFQSIAVFAFLVAFSVAEREAPVWELFVDRDWDALRRPMKYAAAAGLALGLYIWTWQPAVLMVGFTGVYLAIKITSDTYHGKSPEPIAFTGAIAMGVTGLMQVIPLDNFGFVPGGYSLLQVVLPLGVAVGAVFLAWLARQWESRDLDTVTYPLAVGGLIAVSAAVVWVAIPSLWSTITNSLLNFVGFSARATFRTIGEGQPPLQNASFANFVLSQYGLAFFLALAAVLYIIARPLYRSEDTNHTLYIPAALAVVGSVYAVPQLYDTIGGVVGVSWQVVGLALAAALLVGATFLVEYDAEELYFVVWAAFIGSAAFTQTRFNYYLAVIVAVGAAYFLQVTLDAIDLTSLAALRDIEGWQVMTALAVIAILVVPLVGVATPVWTAGNSTGPGSVTQWDGSLQWMNDETPTPGELEGADNAMEYYGTYERPEDGDFEYPDGAYGVQSWWDYGHWITTRAERIPNANPFQQNADAAANYLLAPSEEEAREVLASQSTEGEHTRYVMVDRQMASPNSKFNAPVTFYEGNETTSDFNRVLYQQTEQGGFRTLMQVNTQRYHESQMIRLYEHHGSAVEPRPVVVDWNQQAAQTANGDRIDVAVAPQNTSAVVRQFDTMEEARAFVEEDGSAQVGGVGGLPSERVEALEHHRLVHASQSQGQSPSALQVSVLQQLGINVQSALGENALRAFQDDWVKTFERVPGATIEGSGAEPGQEVTATVEMEKPSGRTFTYTQYATADDSGNFELTVPYSTTGYDEFGPENGYTNTSVRATGPYQLSTGLSIDNGTASVLTGTVNVTEGQVVGADDAAATVELEETTLGGGSDGGDGSDGSDTTDGSGDGTGDTGDDTNTTSVVAPAETLSVGASPDPALANA; from the coding sequence ATGAGTCAGTCGAACGAGCCACCAGACGGATCGGGTTCTTCCGTCCTCGAAATGCTCAAACGGTGGTATCACGTGCCAGTCCTCCTCGGTGTGTTGGCCTTCATGCTCTGGACGCGGGTCCAGTCGTACGGTAGCTTCGTCGTTGACGGCGAAGTGTACTTCCGTGGGAACGATCCGTGGTATCACCTTCGGGAGACGAACTACCTCCTTGAAAACTGGCCGAGTACGATCACGTTTGATCCGTGGACGGGCTTCCCATTCGGCAATGAGGCGGGACAGTTCGGAACGCTCTGGGATCACATCATGGCCGTCGGGATCTTCATCGCCCAGCCGATAATGGGCGGCCCCGAAGAGGTCATGCTCGTGATGTCCCCCATCGTCGGCGCGCTCGTGGCGATCCCCACGTATCTCATAGCGCGGCGCTTCGTCGGCCGGTTCGCGGCGCTCACTGGCGCGGGTACCCTTGCACTCCTTCCCGGCACCTTCTTCAGCTACTCGCTCGTCGGGTTCCCGGACCACAGTGCAGTCGAGGTTCTCTTCCAGAGTATCGCGGTGTTTGCGTTCCTCGTCGCATTCTCGGTCGCCGAGCGGGAGGCACCGGTCTGGGAACTCTTCGTCGATCGCGACTGGGATGCACTTCGGCGGCCAATGAAGTATGCCGCTGCGGCTGGCCTCGCACTTGGCCTCTACATCTGGACGTGGCAACCGGCCGTTCTCATGGTCGGTTTCACGGGCGTGTATCTCGCGATCAAGATCACCAGTGACACCTACCACGGGAAGAGCCCGGAACCGATCGCGTTCACCGGGGCGATCGCGATGGGTGTTACCGGGTTGATGCAAGTGATTCCCTTGGACAACTTCGGGTTCGTTCCAGGCGGATATTCGCTTCTCCAAGTCGTTCTCCCTCTCGGCGTCGCTGTCGGCGCAGTGTTCCTCGCGTGGCTCGCCCGCCAGTGGGAATCGCGCGACCTTGACACCGTGACCTACCCGCTCGCGGTCGGTGGACTTATTGCTGTCTCCGCCGCCGTCGTCTGGGTCGCAATTCCTTCTCTTTGGTCGACGATAACCAATAGCCTCCTCAACTTCGTCGGCTTCAGCGCCCGCGCCACCTTCCGCACCATCGGCGAGGGCCAACCCCCGCTCCAGAACGCTTCCTTCGCGAACTTCGTTCTCTCCCAGTACGGCCTCGCCTTTTTCCTCGCGCTCGCTGCCGTTCTCTACATAATCGCCCGGCCCCTCTACCGCTCTGAGGACACCAACCACACGCTCTACATCCCGGCCGCGCTCGCGGTCGTCGGCTCCGTCTACGCGGTCCCCCAACTGTACGACACCATCGGCGGCGTCGTCGGCGTGAGCTGGCAGGTGGTCGGCCTCGCGCTCGCCGCCGCCCTGCTGGTCGGCGCGACGTTCCTCGTCGAGTACGACGCCGAAGAGCTATATTTCGTCGTGTGGGCGGCGTTCATCGGGAGCGCGGCGTTCACGCAGACCCGCTTCAACTACTACCTCGCCGTCATCGTCGCGGTCGGTGCGGCGTACTTCCTGCAGGTCACGCTCGACGCGATCGATCTCACCTCGCTCGCGGCGCTCCGCGACATCGAGGGGTGGCAGGTGATGACCGCGCTCGCGGTGATCGCGATCCTCGTCGTGCCGCTCGTCGGCGTCGCCACCCCGGTCTGGACCGCGGGCAACTCCACCGGGCCCGGCAGCGTCACGCAGTGGGACGGGAGCCTCCAGTGGATGAACGACGAGACGCCCACGCCGGGCGAACTCGAAGGCGCGGACAACGCGATGGAGTACTACGGCACCTACGAGCGGCCCGAAGACGGCGACTTCGAGTACCCCGACGGGGCGTACGGCGTGCAGTCGTGGTGGGACTACGGCCACTGGATCACCACGCGCGCAGAGCGCATCCCGAACGCCAATCCGTTCCAGCAGAACGCCGACGCGGCGGCGAACTACCTCCTCGCACCAAGTGAGGAAGAGGCCCGCGAGGTGCTCGCGAGTCAGAGCACCGAGGGCGAGCACACCCGCTACGTGATGGTCGACCGGCAGATGGCGTCGCCGAACTCCAAGTTCAACGCCCCGGTCACCTTCTACGAGGGCAACGAGACGACGAGCGACTTCAACCGCGTCCTCTACCAGCAGACCGAGCAGGGCGGGTTCCGGACGCTGATGCAGGTGAACACTCAGCGCTACCACGAGAGCCAGATGATCCGCTTGTACGAACACCACGGCAGTGCGGTCGAGCCGCGGCCGGTCGTCGTCGACTGGAACCAGCAGGCCGCCCAGACCGCGAACGGCGACCGGATCGACGTCGCCGTCGCGCCGCAAAACACGAGCGCCGTGGTCCGGCAGTTCGACACGATGGAGGAGGCGCGCGCGTTCGTCGAGGAGGACGGCAGCGCCCAAGTGGGCGGCGTCGGCGGCCTCCCGTCCGAGCGCGTCGAGGCCTTAGAGCATCATCGGCTCGTGCACGCCAGCCAGTCGCAGGGGCAGTCGCCCTCGGCGCTGCAGGTGAGCGTCCTCCAGCAGCTCGGCATCAACGTTCAGAGCGCCCTCGGCGAGAACGCGCTGCGGGCGTTCCAAGACGACTGGGTGAAGACGTTCGAACGCGTCCCCGGCGCGACGATCGAAGGCTCGGGCGCAGAACCCGGCCAGGAGGTCACGGCGACCGTCGAGATGGAGAAACCTTCCGGGCGGACGTTCACGTACACGCAGTACGCGACCGCCGACGACAGCGGGAACTTCGAGCTGACGGTGCCGTACTCGACGACGGGCTACGACGAGTTCGGCCCCGAGAACGGCTACACGAACACGAGCGTTCGCGCGACCGGCCCGTATCAGCTCTCGACCGGCCTCTCGATCGACAACGGCACCGCGAGCGTGCTCACGGGCACGGTGAACGTGACCGAAGGGCAGGTCGTCGGCGCAGATGATGCGGCCGCCACGGTCGAACTCGAAGAGACGACGCTCGGCGGCGGAAGCGACGGTGGCGACGGAAGCGACGGAAGCGACACCACCGACGGATCGGGCGATGGCACTGGGGACACCGGCGACGACACGAACACGACGAGCGTGGTGGCTCCGGCCGAGACGCTCTCCGTCGGCGCGTCTCCCGATCCCGCTCTCGCGAACGCGTAG
- a CDS encoding DUF368 domain-containing protein, whose product MSDRRDWAVLYLKGVAMGSADAVPGVSGGTIALIVGIYERLIAAVTAVDPDRIRRVLAGVRPANLPDARAAFREVDGAFLLVLGAGIATAVVVVLSGVDYLLVTRPVATYGFFFGLIAASAAVLLGDVALDTPRRKAAALAGFTLAFLASGAAATSLGNPLPLVFVAGAVAVSAMVLPGISGSLLLVVLGQYEYMSGTVGRAIDGLAALALGNGSDALVETLPPVATFLCGGVVGLFTIAHAVRYALERARAATLAFLVSLVVGALRAPLVEVAVRLAESGESWRAAAPRFGLAALAGATLVLVLDRYSATIEY is encoded by the coding sequence ATGAGTGACCGCCGCGACTGGGCGGTGCTGTACCTGAAGGGGGTCGCAATGGGCAGTGCCGACGCCGTTCCCGGCGTCTCCGGGGGCACCATCGCGCTGATCGTCGGGATCTACGAGCGGCTGATCGCGGCGGTCACCGCGGTCGATCCGGACCGCATCCGACGCGTGCTCGCCGGCGTGCGTCCCGCGAACCTCCCCGACGCGCGCGCCGCATTTCGGGAAGTCGACGGCGCGTTCCTGCTGGTCCTCGGTGCCGGTATCGCCACCGCGGTCGTGGTCGTGTTGAGCGGCGTCGACTACCTGCTCGTGACGCGCCCGGTCGCCACCTACGGGTTCTTCTTCGGGCTGATCGCGGCGTCGGCGGCGGTCTTGCTCGGCGACGTCGCGCTCGACACGCCGCGCCGGAAGGCGGCCGCGCTGGCGGGCTTTACGCTCGCCTTCCTCGCCTCCGGGGCGGCCGCGACGTCGCTCGGGAACCCCCTCCCGCTCGTCTTTGTCGCCGGCGCGGTCGCGGTCAGCGCGATGGTGCTCCCGGGGATCTCTGGGTCGCTCCTGTTGGTCGTCCTCGGCCAGTACGAGTACATGTCCGGGACGGTGGGCCGAGCGATCGACGGGCTCGCCGCGCTCGCGCTCGGCAACGGGAGCGACGCGCTTGTCGAGACGCTGCCGCCGGTCGCGACGTTCCTCTGCGGCGGCGTCGTCGGACTCTTCACGATCGCACACGCCGTGCGCTACGCCCTCGAACGCGCCCGCGCGGCGACGCTCGCCTTCCTCGTCAGCCTCGTGGTCGGCGCGCTGCGCGCCCCGCTCGTGGAAGTGGCAGTTCGATTGGCCGAAAGCGGCGAGTCGTGGCGGGCCGCCGCGCCGCGGTTCGGGCTCGCCGCGCTCGCGGGTGCGACGCTGGTACTTGTGCTGGACCGGTACTCCGCGACCATCGAGTACTGA
- a CDS encoding NADP-dependent oxidoreductase has translation MTTTNREWILAERPDGEPDLDCFELRETDVPAPDPGELLVRTRYLSVDPYMRGRMRDAESYAEPWGVGDALRGGVVAEVIESDSDAYDAGDLVTGEGTWSDYATLDAADVAPVNPSVADPEAYLGVLGMPGRTAYFGLLEVGEPKPGDTVVVSGAAGAVGSVVGQIAKRNGCRVVGFAGTDEKTDWLTDDLGFDAAINHTTTDDYRAALDSAAPEGVDVYFDNVGGPITDAVFTRLNLDARVAVCGQISHYNDEEVPTGPRKLPQIIAPRAKVQGLLVSDFATRFEEAGERLGEWVATGELAHRETVVDGLENAPDAFLGLFAGDNIGKQVVRVAGGSGEE, from the coding sequence GTGACCACCACCAACCGCGAGTGGATTCTCGCCGAGCGACCGGACGGCGAGCCCGACTTGGACTGTTTCGAACTGCGCGAGACGGACGTGCCCGCTCCCGACCCCGGCGAACTCCTCGTCCGAACCCGGTACCTCTCCGTCGATCCGTACATGCGCGGCCGGATGCGCGACGCGGAGTCGTACGCGGAACCGTGGGGTGTGGGCGACGCCCTCCGTGGTGGCGTCGTCGCCGAAGTGATCGAGAGCGACAGCGACGCCTACGACGCTGGAGACCTCGTCACTGGCGAGGGGACGTGGAGCGACTACGCCACGCTCGACGCCGCCGACGTCGCGCCCGTCAACCCGAGCGTCGCCGACCCCGAGGCGTACCTCGGCGTGCTCGGTATGCCCGGCCGGACGGCGTACTTCGGCCTGCTGGAGGTCGGCGAGCCCAAGCCCGGCGACACCGTCGTCGTGTCGGGCGCGGCGGGCGCGGTCGGTTCCGTCGTCGGGCAGATAGCCAAACGCAACGGCTGTCGCGTGGTCGGCTTCGCGGGCACGGACGAGAAGACCGACTGGCTCACCGATGATCTCGGCTTCGACGCGGCGATCAACCACACAACGACGGACGACTACCGAGCCGCGCTCGATTCGGCCGCGCCCGAGGGCGTCGACGTCTACTTCGACAACGTCGGCGGCCCGATCACCGACGCCGTCTTCACGCGACTGAACCTCGATGCGCGCGTCGCCGTCTGCGGGCAGATCTCCCACTACAACGACGAGGAGGTGCCGACGGGGCCGCGGAAGCTCCCGCAGATCATCGCGCCGCGCGCGAAAGTCCAAGGGCTCCTCGTGAGCGACTTCGCGACCCGGTTCGAGGAGGCGGGAGAACGGCTCGGCGAGTGGGTCGCAACCGGAGAGTTGGCGCATCGCGAGACGGTCGTCGACGGCTTGGAGAACGCGCCCGACGCCTTCCTCGGACTCTTCGCGGGCGACAACATCGGCAAGCAGGTGGTGCGGGTGGCCGGTGGCTCAGGCGAGGAGTAA